In Glycine max cultivar Williams 82 chromosome 4, Glycine_max_v4.0, whole genome shotgun sequence, the genomic stretch GAAGGCTTTGCTTTTGTCTTCAAATCCTATATCTAACGGTGTGGACGAAACTAGGAGGTTGCATTTTGTCTTTAAACAATGACAAAGAAAGCATCATCAAGATGAGTATGGAGGTGGTTAATGTTTACTTATTCCTTTGTAGAGAGCGAGAAGGAGAAAAATTCCTCACTTTGTTCTCAATTGTGCATGGTAACAAATGACCATTCCCTGAATGTTTacaataatagataaaaaaggCAAGCTTATTGGTGTCAATTTGGTTTTGCTTACTTAGCAATCGTGTGTCATCAAACTTTCACATAGGAGTGTCTTGTCACCAACAAGTGTAACATGTGCACTCACGTTATCTTTAATGATTTAgggattatttttatttttttgtataaaaaagttTAGGCAAGTTAAATCTCCGGGCTTATCAAGGTCAAGACATGTTTCAAGATTCCAGAAGCACTTACATAAATACTTACAAATTATTCACCATCAAGATACTCACATCCACAACGAGAATCAAACACAGGTTTTTATGAGATATGAGTCAATTCCTTATCAATGAAATCAATCTTTGTTGACAATGACTCAAATTTATTGTAGAACTAAATTGTTAcacattttacaatttttaagactaaattgatattttcatCTTCAAGGATGAAATTATTAGAAATGTAATATTTCAATGACTAAATATgtcatttatcataaattttattataaataactaatttttttaataaaataaaaaacgaaaACTAAAACACATAAatcatgtaaaattttaaaaaagtcaaGTAATGTTATAAATTAGCCTCCTTGTATTAAATTTTGACTTGAACATAAATTGTGTGGCCTAACTTTACTTTCTCTTAATCTCATGCTAAAAGTAGCCTTCACACAAAGTATCACAAAGTATATATTCACTGAATTAGagtataatttatatatcactatttatctattttgtggtatgattaataaataattttattttttaaatatgtgattacaatattgattataatttgtgtatataaaaaatatctattaaaagatgttaatttcttaaataaattttaatatttcaaaaattaatttttaacgggtgataaaaaaaagatttatacaTTACAGTCCTTGTGCGTTGGGATGGATGTATGCCCACGGCTAAACTGGCCGACTGTTGCCCTGACTGATGAGTGAGGATAACTGTTACGTTCACAGTTCATCCCCCACCATCTCCTCCACCATCACCATTATGTTCACACTTCACTGCCATTGGCTTGGTGCAACTCACCTTCCTCTGCGATTcgcaattataaattatattatattattcattaaaaCCAATGCccttttctttccatttttctttaaaaagggCATGACAAGAAACATGATTGGGGACACTGCATTATAAAATGGTTCTGTCCTTTTCCTACTTTGTCCTTATTTAATACTTTCTTCTCACATCATATATTTCCAAAGTCCTGCAACTATACCATAATTATTGCCGTAGTTACTTCCCATTTCTCTTCATATAAATACTTTATTGCTTTgtcctaaataaataaaatcatcaaaGCTCAAACCCCTCTACTCAAACCACTCTGTTTCTCTTGCTCTGCTATTACCCTGTTTCCTGTGGAACAAATTTCCATCTAGCTCTCCTCCGAATTAGGTTTTGTTCTGGAGAAATGTATGCAGAGACTGGTCTTCTCTTCCCATATTTGAACAACATCTCTCACGGCCTTCATCAGCTCGAGGAGTACTGCAAAACCCAGAAGTCCAATGCTTCAATGGTAtctttctatttctctcttAGTATCCTACTGTCTCTGCTCCCTCTTCTGTTTCTGCTCTGTTTATCTacatttgtttgattttattttctacttACATCGAATAAATTTCtaagctttcttttctttctttccccgCTATTTCTTCCTTACTCCGAATGGTCCCTATTCATTTCTTTGGAGTAAATGGGGCTACAAAAAATGGGTTGCTTTGTATTATGGAATTAaacttagtttttttatttatttatatgttgttGATGTCGTAATTTGCACGTAGATATTTGTTTCACGCATTTcagatattttgaaaatttcttcctcttttagtttattatttggTGGTCTTTCcttgattgataatataaagCTAAAGAAGAAAAACTGACAACCAAACATTTCCAAACTTAATATGTGCTTTTCTCATTTGAGTTTtgcttcctcctttctttatGAATGTTTTCTCTAATTAATACCACTAGTGGATACAACTGTAGTTGGATTCATTCGCTGGATCTGAAAAAGTAtgagaaaaggaaataaaaaaagggtataaaaggaAAGTGTTTTCTTTGTGATGGTTTCGTCATGTATAATCTTTCTTCCTATTGTTTCAAGTTTCTAGTGTGAACTCTCGGTGGAGTTTGTCTTTTTGCGCCGCACTGAAGAGGgagattaaagagaaaaaagactTTTTATTCGCTTTTCTTCTTTATATTAAGGCAAAAGGGTAAAGGAACGGGGTTTGTTAATGCTCAACTTAATCATTTCCTCATGGTATTTGTCGGGCACTAAATATAACTCTAGAAAGGTTACTTCTATTTCTGCTCCTGTTACATTTAAATAAGTGGTTAAAGTAGGTTGTTTTCATGTGGTATGGTTTTCTGTTTTGGTCActgaaatttcaaacaaaatttgagGGGATAGTGCCTTGTAATCAGggaaggtgcaccttgactagCCCACCTTGTGGTTTTTTCAAAGTAAGCCCATCCATCATAAGCATAGGGATTTATAATGATATTGCTTGCAGCATAGCTTTAAATAATTGACAAAGATAGGATTCGAACCTTTGCTGCTTTGTATATTTTGATGTGTGAATATTCGTTCTTCAATTATTTGCTTTCAACTGACTTCCTTATATATACTAATTTAATCATGAGAAGGAAAATAGTGATCCATATTCTCCAGTTGAGTTATAATCATGAGTATTCTGGACTGTGTGGTGCTAGTTTCACTGTTTCAGCTGTTAAAACCCAGATTTTCTTTCAAAGTCAGGTTTTGGATTGACGCATGAGCTTTGAATTTGAAACCATCTATTGAATTCCAACCCGAATCTATGCAGAACTTCCTTTTTATGTGAATTGTGAAGGTTCTACTGAATATGTATTGGCACCTATCATTTACAGCAAGGCTTCTGCTTTGTAGCATGAATATGGGCATACGATCTTTGCTACTGTATATGGAATTTGGTTTGTactgaaattaaagaaaagtcattttcttttgttatctcTTTATCATTTAACCTGCAATATGCACTATTCTGAAAATAAGTACTCGAGTCAATTTACTATACTGGGGAATCTTACATATTTCTTAGAATGTGCTTGAAACTCTCGTAAGCCCTTGCTCAAGTCTCTTACTGACATATAGCTTTTTCTGTCAACTCACTGTCTCAGATtgattctctctcttttttttttgttttttctctttctaaaaAAGTTGAGGATAATCCCATCCATAAACTGTGTTTTGGTTGGATGACCATGATATGCAATTGGAATCTTTTGCCATTCTaagaaatttataatgtgtCAGTTGCTTTAAGAATCACTTTACTTGATGGAATCATGCAAATATCATCATGAATACTTTTGGCAACTGGCATCAATGATGTCAGGAATATTATCATAGAGCAACTTCTCGACACTATTAAGTTAAACATGATAACCAATTGGAAGCAAGCCTTACATGCTCTAAACAATTGACTACTGGATATAGATTATAGACTCAACATTGAAGTGTTGTTGACAAATCTGTTTTCTGAGGGTGCAGAGTATGGGAGAGGGAAGTGTAAATCATTGTAACCCATACAGCATCCGGAATCGACATATTGTGATGTGTCCATTCCTTTATTTGTTtcattacaattattaattttaatacaataCGATTATTTCATATTTGCCTGTAATAGTTAATTGTATGTGCTGAGTGCTATTCAAcatcttttctgtttttttgttctAAAGCCAACATTCTGTTTTCACTTACTAGTTGTTGCATtggttttacattattatttttttatcattattggGCTCTACAATTAAAGTTAATTTCATTTCTATAGCTGTATTACATCTTTTTGATTACGTTACCGTTTATTTCCCCATGTCTTTAATGCAGGATGACCTTGTTCAGTCTTCTGTCATGTCAGAGTATGATTTGGCAGCAGAGGGAGATCTGTTCAAAGCTCCTGAACCTATTATTGAAGAGCCAATCATGGATATGGATCCCATGACAGCCACCATCTCCATGATATCTTGTGGGGAAGATGTCTCCTCACAGGGACTAAAATCCACTGATATTGATATTCTTCAAAATGATCAGTTTCTGCATGAGGTGTTCTATGAATGTGAAAAGGATCTCTTAGAAAAGGCAGCAATAGAGCCACCATTCTCTGAGATTCTGGAAATCAAGGTTCCTCTTCTGAACATTGATGAGAAcacaattcaagaaaacaagctGCTTCCTGACATGCAATTAGCAAAGAGTGTCAGCTCAGGAAGTTTGAGCTCAATGGACTGGATGCGTGGAGCTGCAATGAAGCCTGCTTTCATTGATATCCCTGCAATAGATTTCAATGCAGATTATGGCATGCGGAGATCATTTAGCGAAGGAGATATAAAGGTTTGCCTACACCTCTTTGTATATACATTGTGTCtcatgctttttttatttttataaatttaattaaatcaccaTGAAATTTAGCTGCATCTATTGAAGCTATAAAGGTAACAGTTTAAGGATGTGTAAAGGTCATCTTTTTTACTACACAGCAGTGGGAGCAACTTTGCCTTGAAGTTAGAAGTGTTGATGTTTTCAGAATTCAGCTTCTTTCCTTGACTTGTTTAGAGTGATAGCTAAAAATTTGATCGCTATGATAACTACCTTACCAAGGAATAACATTGATAATAAGTATTGGACTCTGTCAGAATCTTTGTTCACCTCGATGAAGAGAGAATTCACTACCTTTTGAACTCAATTAAGAACAAAGATTCACCTTTATCATGTATCATCTGATATTGTTAAGTCTCAAGATTTAAGCAGtataaagatgaaaaagaaaggaatgatGAAATGACCTGAACCTGATTGCTAAATTAGAAATAACAAATTTGACAGTCTTTTCTTATAATACCtaatgtatttaaaatattgCTTTTGTCAAAATCTGTTAGTTTAAATGTCTCAAATTCGAAATCTGCTTGTTATCTGAAATTAAAAGTTCAGAAGACACCAAATTTTTCTTCAGAGAATGATTCCTTTTGTCATGTTTCATGTATCCATATGATTGACTTGTTTCTTGCTATACTGGAAATGCTACTCCTTTAATGAACCTGCAATGTAATTAAATATCTGTTACTTAATCTGCCCTTATCTGAAGTCATGTCTTTTCAAACGTCCCCTCCCTTTTACATTCAGAAATGGGATACTTAATCCAGCAAATTATGCTTTCTTATGTGGGATCAAAACCAATTTCTGTTTTAAATACTTCCTAGTTATTTATTCCTTTAGTTAGCATGAATAAACTCACCAAAATCTTGTGATTTACTCAAAACTATACTGGATTATTGATACTGTTTTTGTGACAGACTCTTGGTAATGGTAACATGAACATCGTCCAATCACCCCTTGAGAGGCCCTTGCTTATCAGCAACTGCACCAGTGAGGAACGCTTTCAAAAGCTCTCAAGATACAGGAATAAGAGGACAAAGAGGAATTTTGGGAGGAAAATCAAGGTAATTATAGGTTTACCATCCCTCTAACACGTGAGAGTTTCACATGAATTATGAATAGAAAGCCTTGAAAATTCCACATGAATTATGAATAGAAAGCATTATTTGGTTAATGCTTTCTACCTAGAACATGGCATTCGTCTTTGTCTTCTGTTCTCAAGAGTTTCTAGaatttgttttcttcaattCCTTTTAAGGTTGCGAATATGTCATGGATGAGTAGTCTATTTTATAAATGTTCATCATTCATTACCTCCACTCTTGAAGCTTCGGAATGTGACATCATCCATTCTTCTTGTTTTACAATATTAATGCAGTGAAATGCAGCTTCACTAATAATGCATAATCCTTTGAAATGCTTTTAAGTTGTTAAGTATGGCATCAACAGTAATTTCTTACGCAACCTAGTTTTATTGTTGCTATTTTCAGCCAAAACAAATTCCGAAATCAGCTGATGATATGCTTTTTTTTCAGTATGCTTGCAGGAAGGCTCTTGCTGACAGTCAGCCAAGAATCCGTGGGAGATTTGCAAGGACTGAAGAGTCTGATGTCAAGAGGGAATGAATGACTTATAACTGATTTAGTAGGAAGAAAGTAGAGTTGAGTAGCTATATCTGATCAAGCTATATGGAAAAACTCAGCAGTAATATGTGATTAGAACTTATGTGGGGATTCTCTGTATGCTTGAGCAGATATTTGCTGAATAAAC encodes the following:
- the LOC100814332 gene encoding uncharacterized protein LOC100814332, coding for MYAETGLLFPYLNNISHGLHQLEEYCKTQKSNASMDDLVQSSVMSEYDLAAEGDLFKAPEPIIEEPIMDMDPMTATISMISCGEDVSSQGLKSTDIDILQNDQFLHEVFYECEKDLLEKAAIEPPFSEILEIKVPLLNIDENTIQENKLLPDMQLAKSVSSGSLSSMDWMRGAAMKPAFIDIPAIDFNADYGMRRSFSEGDIKTLGNGNMNIVQSPLERPLLISNCTSEERFQKLSRYRNKRTKRNFGRKIKYACRKALADSQPRIRGRFARTEESDVKRE
- the LOC100814332 gene encoding uncharacterized protein isoform X2; this encodes MLNLIISSWYLSGTKYNSRKDDLVQSSVMSEYDLAAEGDLFKAPEPIIEEPIMDMDPMTATISMISCGEDVSSQGLKSTDIDILQNDQFLHEVFYECEKDLLEKAAIEPPFSEILEIKVPLLNIDENTIQENKLLPDMQLAKSVSSGSLSSMDWMRGAAMKPAFIDIPAIDFNADYGMRRSFSEGDIKTLGNGNMNIVQSPLERPLLISNCTSEERFQKLSRYRNKRTKRNFGRKIKYACRKALADSQPRIRGRFARTEESDVKRE
- the LOC100814332 gene encoding uncharacterized protein isoform X1, with translation MWYGFLFWSLKFQTKFEGIVPCNQGRCTLTSPPCGFFKDDLVQSSVMSEYDLAAEGDLFKAPEPIIEEPIMDMDPMTATISMISCGEDVSSQGLKSTDIDILQNDQFLHEVFYECEKDLLEKAAIEPPFSEILEIKVPLLNIDENTIQENKLLPDMQLAKSVSSGSLSSMDWMRGAAMKPAFIDIPAIDFNADYGMRRSFSEGDIKTLGNGNMNIVQSPLERPLLISNCTSEERFQKLSRYRNKRTKRNFGRKIKYACRKALADSQPRIRGRFARTEESDVKRE